Proteins encoded within one genomic window of Mycolicibacterium monacense:
- a CDS encoding MlaE family ABC transporter permease produces MMLIPRRPFAGREFILQTWFVARVSLVPTLMLSIPFTVLTVFTLNVLLLEFGAGDFSGSGAALAAVTQIGPLVSVLVVAGAGATAMCADLGSRTIREELDALRVLGINPVQALVVPRVLAATLVSLLLSGVVIVTGLVGGFGFSVFVQNVTPGSFVAGITLLTGAPELGIALVKAGLFGLTASLLACYKGISVGGGPAAVGNAVNETVVYSFVSLFVIDVIVTAVGIKATA; encoded by the coding sequence ATGATGCTGATTCCGCGCCGGCCATTTGCCGGGCGGGAGTTCATCCTGCAGACCTGGTTCGTCGCCCGGGTATCGCTGGTTCCGACGTTGATGCTGTCCATTCCGTTCACTGTGCTCACGGTCTTCACGTTGAACGTCCTATTGCTGGAGTTCGGTGCAGGCGACTTCTCCGGAAGCGGTGCAGCCCTTGCCGCTGTCACCCAAATCGGTCCCCTCGTCAGTGTTCTGGTGGTCGCGGGTGCGGGCGCGACCGCGATGTGCGCCGACCTCGGCTCCCGCACCATCCGCGAAGAACTCGACGCGCTTCGCGTCCTGGGGATCAATCCCGTTCAGGCGCTGGTGGTACCTCGAGTGCTCGCAGCCACGTTGGTGTCTTTACTGCTGTCCGGCGTGGTGATCGTGACGGGCCTCGTCGGTGGCTTCGGCTTTTCGGTATTCGTCCAGAACGTGACACCGGGTTCCTTTGTCGCCGGCATCACACTCCTCACCGGCGCACCCGAGTTGGGCATAGCTCTGGTCAAGGCTGGGCTCTTCGGTCTGACCGCCAGTCTCCTCGCCTGCTACAAGGGAATCTCGGTCGGTGGGGGACCGGCGGCCGTCGGCAATGCCGTGAATGAAACGGTGGTCTATTCGTTCGTGTCACTGTTCGTCATCGACGTCATCGTCACCGCTGTCGGCATCAAGGCGACGGCATGA
- a CDS encoding ABC transporter permease, whose product MSLSVAGPRFPGLTHRLDGWVAGWRRIGAQARFYAKTLGAMWEALVYYRGETLRMIAQMGLGAGALAMIGGTVGIVGFLTLTAGSLVTIQGYSSLSDIGVEALTGFVSAYVNGRIVTPLTAVISLSATIGAGTTAQLGAMRINEEIDALEVMGIRSVAYLASTRVIAGVIVVIPLYCIAVWMSFMSARFATTVYYGQATGIYDHYFSTFLQPSDILWSLFQAVLMGFVVMLVHTYYGFTASGGPAGVGEAVGRAVRTSLIAAVFVILFASLAIYGQSGNFQFSGA is encoded by the coding sequence ATGAGCCTCAGCGTGGCCGGCCCGCGGTTTCCCGGCCTGACGCACCGCTTGGACGGCTGGGTGGCCGGCTGGCGACGGATCGGTGCGCAGGCGCGGTTCTACGCCAAGACGCTCGGTGCTATGTGGGAGGCCCTGGTCTACTACCGGGGCGAAACCCTGCGCATGATCGCGCAGATGGGCTTGGGCGCCGGCGCGCTCGCCATGATCGGCGGCACAGTGGGCATCGTCGGTTTCCTCACGCTGACAGCGGGTTCGCTTGTCACGATCCAGGGCTACAGCTCGCTGAGCGACATCGGCGTGGAGGCCCTGACCGGTTTTGTGTCCGCCTACGTTAATGGCCGTATCGTCACCCCGCTGACCGCCGTCATCAGCCTGTCCGCCACCATCGGCGCGGGCACGACCGCCCAATTGGGTGCGATGCGAATCAACGAGGAGATCGACGCACTCGAGGTGATGGGTATCCGCTCCGTCGCCTACCTGGCTTCGACCAGGGTCATCGCCGGCGTCATCGTGGTCATCCCGCTGTACTGCATCGCGGTATGGATGTCCTTCATGTCCGCGCGCTTCGCCACCACCGTGTATTACGGGCAGGCGACTGGCATCTACGACCACTACTTCTCGACGTTTCTGCAGCCCTCCGACATCCTCTGGTCACTGTTCCAGGCGGTGTTGATGGGCTTCGTCGTGATGCTGGTGCACACCTACTACGGCTTCACCGCGTCCGGAGGGCCCGCGGGCGTCGGCGAAGCTGTTGGTCGGGCGGTTCGTACGTCGCTGATCGCAGCGGTGTTCGTGATTCTGTTCGCTTCGCTTGCCATCTATGGGCAAAGCGGCAATTTCCAATTCTCGGGGGCTTGA
- a CDS encoding MCE family protein codes for MESSGGERYLGWWTAILLVVIVALMLLSAGLFKGSFRSFVPVTLTSDRSGLIMETGNKVRFRGVQVGRVGSVTAGTERVSLQLEIDPDEVQNLPANTRAQIRASTVFGAKYVDLIYPDDPAIARITAGTALQAVNVSTEVNTVFENLVLLLRQIDPAKLNATLTALAEGVRGKGEIIGQATSDANEVLLAVNPRMETVREDFRSLSGFSAAYSAAAQNLLKSLSAVSTTSTTITAHTADLDALLLNMIGFSRSGTDLLAPNQDNLVQAINGLEPTTNLLMKYNPSYTCMLLGATWFLDNGGRHALGEGDGRTGILDSTFLLGDDEYKYPENLPVIGAKGGPGGKPGCGSLPDASKSYPVRQMVTDTGWGTGGGFRPNPGIGHPWYVNYFPVTRAVPEPPSIRGEGPPAPGPAPAPGPLPLPVGPPPPPQDTSGPQP; via the coding sequence ATGGAATCCTCTGGCGGCGAGAGGTACCTGGGATGGTGGACGGCGATCCTGCTCGTCGTCATCGTCGCCCTGATGCTGTTGTCGGCTGGATTGTTCAAGGGATCGTTCCGGTCGTTTGTCCCGGTCACATTGACGTCTGACCGCTCCGGTTTGATCATGGAGACCGGTAACAAGGTCAGGTTCCGCGGGGTACAGGTCGGACGGGTCGGCTCGGTGACCGCAGGGACAGAACGGGTCAGCCTGCAGCTGGAGATCGACCCGGACGAAGTGCAGAATTTGCCGGCCAACACGAGAGCACAGATCAGGGCCTCCACGGTCTTCGGCGCCAAGTACGTCGACTTGATCTATCCCGACGATCCCGCCATCGCACGCATCACGGCGGGGACGGCGCTGCAAGCGGTCAACGTCAGCACCGAGGTCAACACTGTGTTCGAAAACCTCGTCCTCCTGTTGCGACAAATCGATCCTGCGAAGCTCAACGCAACGCTGACGGCGTTGGCGGAGGGGGTTCGCGGCAAGGGTGAGATCATCGGGCAGGCGACCAGCGACGCGAACGAGGTTCTGCTGGCGGTGAATCCGCGAATGGAAACCGTGCGTGAGGACTTCCGGTCGCTGAGCGGATTCAGCGCCGCCTACAGTGCGGCTGCGCAGAACCTCCTCAAAAGCCTTTCGGCGGTGAGCACCACAAGTACGACCATCACCGCTCACACCGCGGATCTCGACGCGCTGCTGCTCAACATGATCGGATTCTCGCGCAGCGGCACCGATCTCCTGGCGCCGAACCAGGACAACCTGGTCCAAGCCATCAATGGGCTCGAGCCCACGACGAACCTGTTGATGAAGTACAACCCCTCCTACACCTGCATGCTTCTCGGCGCCACCTGGTTCCTCGACAACGGTGGACGACATGCCCTCGGTGAGGGGGACGGCCGAACAGGCATCTTGGACAGCACCTTTCTGCTCGGCGATGACGAGTACAAGTACCCGGAGAACCTGCCCGTCATCGGCGCCAAGGGCGGGCCCGGTGGTAAGCCGGGCTGCGGCTCCCTCCCCGACGCCAGCAAGAGCTATCCGGTGCGACAGATGGTCACGGACACAGGGTGGGGCACCGGAGGTGGATTCCGGCCCAACCCGGGCATCGGCCACCCGTGGTATGTCAACTACTTCCCCGTCACACGCGCCGTGCCCGAGCCGCCGAGCATTCGTGGCGAAGGGCCGCCCGCACCGGGTCCCGCGCCTGCACCCGGGCCGCTCCCGCTGCCCGTCGGCCCGCCACCACCTCCGCAGGACACGTCAGGACCGCAGCCGTGA
- a CDS encoding MCE family protein, whose amino-acid sequence MRDNFAGAIWRLAIFVTVCGLTLFGLYAVFGQWRFQAEKKYNAEFTNVGGLERGNFVRIAGVEVGKVEKVSVQRNAFALVEFTTDDSVVLTQGTKAVVRYDNLIGGRFLALEEGAGAAARLESGQTIPLDRTAPALDLDALIGGFRPLFRALDPHQVNTLTRQLISAFEGQGATITSFLAQTSALTSTLADRDDLIGQVINNLNTVLGSLAGQSDQFGKAVDSLSELVAGLAERRSEISDGLANIDSAAASIADLLTQARPPLQNTVAQTDRAAGIVVADHAYVDDLLNTLPDAYQQLNRQGMYGDFFSFYLCDLIVKVNGKGGQPVFVKLAGQSTGRCAPQ is encoded by the coding sequence GTGAGAGACAATTTCGCAGGCGCCATCTGGCGACTGGCCATCTTCGTCACGGTGTGCGGCCTGACCTTGTTCGGGCTCTATGCGGTCTTCGGACAGTGGCGGTTCCAGGCAGAAAAGAAGTACAACGCAGAATTCACCAACGTGGGCGGCTTGGAGAGAGGCAACTTCGTCCGCATCGCCGGTGTCGAGGTGGGCAAGGTCGAGAAGGTTTCGGTGCAGCGAAACGCGTTCGCGCTCGTCGAGTTCACAACGGACGACTCGGTGGTTCTCACCCAGGGCACCAAGGCCGTCGTCAGATACGACAACCTCATCGGCGGCCGGTTTCTGGCTTTGGAGGAAGGGGCCGGAGCCGCCGCCAGGCTCGAATCCGGGCAGACCATTCCGCTGGACCGCACGGCGCCTGCGCTCGACTTGGATGCGCTCATCGGCGGTTTCCGGCCCCTGTTCCGTGCCCTGGACCCCCACCAGGTGAATACGCTGACTCGACAATTGATTTCGGCTTTCGAAGGTCAGGGCGCCACGATCACCTCGTTCCTCGCGCAGACGTCAGCGCTGACCAGCACGCTGGCCGACCGCGACGATCTGATCGGGCAGGTGATCAATAACCTCAACACCGTGCTGGGCTCGCTGGCCGGTCAGAGCGACCAGTTCGGCAAGGCTGTCGATTCACTGTCGGAACTGGTGGCGGGACTGGCTGAACGGAGAAGCGAGATCAGCGATGGGCTGGCCAACATCGACTCGGCCGCGGCGTCGATCGCCGACCTCCTCACCCAGGCTCGTCCACCGTTGCAGAACACCGTCGCACAGACCGACCGTGCCGCGGGGATCGTGGTCGCCGACCATGCCTACGTCGACGATCTGCTCAACACGCTTCCCGACGCCTACCAGCAACTCAACAGGCAGGGGATGTACGGCGACTTCTTCAGCTTCTATCTGTGCGACCTGATCGTCAAGGTCAACGGCAAGGGCGGTCAGCCGGTGTTCGTCAAGTTGGCCGGCCAGTCAACCGGAAGGTGTGCACCTCAGTGA
- a CDS encoding MCE family protein — MKSFAERNSLIVGAVGCALTAGIVTAATLYDKLPFITRNHTYTAHLAEAGGLRAGAAVQVFGTRVGQVSSIELDGRQVLITFDVSKEITLGDRTEAAVKTKSLLGTKIFEVTPRGDGRLAGTIPLDRTTPAYQLPDALGDLTTTISGLDTDQVSDSLSVLAQTFAETPPELKVAVQGVARLSQTIDARDAQLRNLLANVNKVTAVLSERSTQIVSLISDTNALMVELQNQSNALQTVASNISAMSRQLSGLVADNRAQLKPALDKLNGVLTIVDNRKERVQEAIKGLNAYAMSLGEAVAAGPFFKAYVANLLPGQFIQPFVDAAFSDLGLDPNVLLPSELSDPSVGQPGTPPLPVPYPRTGQGGEPNLTLPDAITGKPGDPRYPYRPPLPQPPPGGPPPGPPAEDGA, encoded by the coding sequence GTGAAATCCTTCGCTGAACGCAATTCGTTGATCGTCGGCGCCGTCGGCTGTGCCCTGACGGCCGGAATCGTCACGGCCGCAACGCTGTACGACAAGCTTCCGTTCATCACGCGGAACCATACCTACACGGCTCACCTGGCGGAGGCCGGCGGTCTGAGAGCAGGGGCCGCCGTGCAGGTCTTCGGCACCCGCGTCGGTCAGGTGTCGAGCATTGAGCTGGACGGACGTCAGGTACTGATCACTTTCGACGTGTCCAAGGAGATAACGCTCGGCGACCGCACGGAAGCGGCGGTGAAGACCAAAAGCCTTCTCGGCACCAAGATCTTCGAAGTGACACCGCGCGGCGACGGCCGCCTGGCGGGCACGATTCCGCTGGATCGGACCACGCCGGCCTATCAGCTGCCTGACGCACTCGGCGATCTGACGACCACGATCAGCGGTCTGGACACCGATCAGGTATCCGACTCGCTGTCGGTGTTGGCACAGACTTTCGCCGAGACGCCACCCGAACTCAAGGTCGCGGTACAGGGTGTGGCCCGACTGTCGCAGACGATCGATGCCCGAGACGCACAGTTGCGCAACCTGCTCGCCAACGTCAACAAGGTCACGGCTGTGTTGTCGGAACGCAGCACCCAGATCGTCAGCCTCATCTCCGACACCAACGCGCTGATGGTGGAGCTGCAGAATCAGAGCAACGCACTGCAGACGGTTGCATCCAACATCTCCGCGATGTCACGGCAGCTGTCGGGGTTGGTCGCCGACAATCGCGCACAGTTGAAGCCCGCGCTGGACAAGCTCAATGGTGTGCTGACGATCGTGGACAATCGGAAAGAGCGTGTGCAGGAAGCGATTAAGGGACTCAACGCGTATGCGATGTCGTTGGGTGAGGCGGTGGCCGCTGGTCCGTTCTTCAAGGCTTATGTCGCCAATCTGCTCCCCGGTCAGTTCATCCAACCCTTCGTCGACGCGGCTTTCTCCGACCTCGGTCTGGACCCCAACGTCCTGCTGCCATCGGAACTCTCCGATCCCTCAGTGGGCCAGCCGGGGACACCGCCCCTGCCGGTGCCGTATCCGCGTACCGGGCAGGGCGGGGAGCCGAACTTGACGCTGCCCGACGCCATCACGGGCAAGCCGGGCGATCCTCGTTACCCGTACCGTCCACCGCTCCCACAACCGCCGCCGGGGGGCCCACCGCCCGGACCGCCTGCCGAGGATGGGGCGTGA
- a CDS encoding MCE family protein, whose amino-acid sequence MTALRGRRIGLASVLVLLLIAGLVTVSPALKAADRVTVVGYFENSNGLFAGDEVQILGVPVGEIVEIEPQPDRVKVIFWYDARYKVPADANAAVLSPALVTARAVQLTPAYSGGPIMQDNAVIPEDRTAVPVEWDDFRAQLDSLTEMLQPSEPGGVAPLGAFINTAADNLRGEGANIRDAIIKFSRAISALSDHSTDIFGTVKNLSILVAALRASSDLMQQLNGNLAAVTALLTADPGAVGIAMQDLNGAVGEVQSFVAENREALGVTSDKLASVSQAVTDSLDDVKQTLHIAPTALNNYNNIWQPAQGALSGALVINNFANTISFLCGAVQAASRMNGEQSAKLCAQYLAPIIKNRQYNFPPLGENLFIGAQARPNEVTYSEDRLRPGHIPPVPDTPPPAVTSTPAGSAPLLPAETIATNPADGLPGLMVPSGDGS is encoded by the coding sequence GTGACCGCGTTGCGCGGCAGAAGGATCGGCTTGGCGTCGGTCCTGGTGCTGCTGCTGATCGCCGGCCTGGTTACGGTGTCGCCCGCGCTGAAGGCCGCCGACCGGGTCACCGTCGTCGGGTACTTCGAGAACAGCAACGGTCTGTTCGCCGGCGACGAGGTACAGATCCTGGGCGTTCCGGTCGGCGAGATCGTCGAGATCGAACCGCAGCCCGACCGGGTCAAGGTGATCTTCTGGTACGACGCCAGGTATAAGGTGCCCGCCGACGCCAACGCTGCGGTCCTCTCACCGGCGCTGGTGACGGCGCGCGCCGTTCAGTTGACTCCGGCGTACTCGGGCGGCCCGATCATGCAGGACAACGCCGTGATCCCCGAAGATCGCACCGCCGTCCCCGTCGAATGGGACGATTTCCGTGCGCAACTCGACTCGCTCACCGAGATGCTGCAGCCGAGCGAACCCGGCGGCGTTGCTCCGCTGGGCGCCTTCATCAACACGGCCGCGGACAACCTCCGCGGTGAGGGCGCCAACATCCGCGACGCGATCATCAAATTCTCGCGGGCGATTTCTGCGCTCAGCGACCACAGCACCGACATCTTCGGCACCGTGAAAAACCTGTCCATTCTGGTGGCGGCTCTGCGAGCCAGTTCGGATCTGATGCAGCAACTGAACGGCAACCTTGCCGCGGTTACCGCACTGCTGACAGCAGATCCGGGAGCGGTAGGTATTGCAATGCAGGACCTCAACGGCGCAGTGGGCGAGGTCCAGAGCTTTGTGGCCGAGAACCGGGAAGCACTCGGCGTCACATCGGACAAGTTGGCGTCCGTCTCCCAGGCGGTCACCGACAGCCTCGACGACGTGAAGCAAACGCTGCACATTGCACCCACGGCGCTCAACAACTACAACAACATCTGGCAGCCTGCCCAAGGCGCCTTGTCGGGCGCACTGGTCATCAACAATTTCGCCAACACCATCTCGTTCCTGTGTGGTGCTGTGCAGGCGGCGTCACGGATGAACGGCGAGCAATCGGCCAAGCTGTGCGCGCAATACCTCGCTCCGATCATCAAGAATCGCCAGTACAACTTTCCCCCACTGGGGGAGAACCTCTTCATCGGCGCCCAGGCCCGGCCGAACGAGGTGACCTACAGCGAGGACCGGCTGCGTCCCGGTCACATTCCGCCGGTGCCTGACACACCGCCACCGGCGGTCACCTCAACGCCAGCGGGCAGCGCTCCGTTACTGCCCGCCGAGACGATCGCCACCAACCCCGCCGACGGCCTGCCCGGCTTGATGGTCCCCTCCGGAGACGGGTCGTGA
- a CDS encoding MCE family protein, whose protein sequence is MTRSRHARASGLVLVLTAVVGLSGCGWRGLNSLPLPGTAGGGPGSFEIKAQLPDVTNIQQNSRVRVGDVTVGNVTAIERQDWHSLVTMRLDGDVSLPANVTATIGQTSLLGSLHIELAPPVDASPQGRLHSGSLIPLSAAGGYPTTEETLAALSLVLNGGGIGQVQDITAAFSTAFAGREKDLRSLIEQLDVFIGRLSAQTDDIIAATENVNELVGQFAEQKPVVDRGLRTFPDALAVLKEQREQLAEVVDKLGEFGALAADSVNLTKEALVQELKDLGPVLESLANAGPSMTRSLSFLTTFPWAKELIPKWFRGDFANLTLVLDLTLSRLDSALLTGTRFEGSLTELEAQWGRTIGQQPSPYTAGNPLTFPYQHDQGP, encoded by the coding sequence GTGACGCGGTCCCGTCACGCCCGTGCGTCGGGGTTGGTGCTGGTGCTCACCGCTGTCGTCGGACTCTCGGGCTGCGGCTGGCGCGGGCTGAACTCTCTTCCGCTCCCCGGAACCGCGGGCGGTGGCCCGGGCTCGTTCGAGATCAAAGCTCAGCTCCCGGATGTGACGAACATCCAACAGAATTCGCGCGTGCGGGTGGGTGACGTGACGGTTGGCAACGTCACCGCCATCGAGCGGCAGGACTGGCACTCACTGGTCACTATGCGACTCGACGGTGATGTGTCGCTGCCCGCCAACGTCACCGCGACGATCGGTCAGACCAGTCTCCTGGGTTCACTGCACATCGAGCTGGCGCCCCCGGTCGACGCATCGCCGCAGGGCCGGCTGCACAGCGGATCGCTGATCCCGTTGTCCGCGGCGGGCGGCTACCCGACCACCGAGGAGACATTGGCGGCGCTGTCGTTGGTGCTCAACGGTGGCGGGATCGGCCAAGTCCAGGACATCACCGCGGCGTTCAGCACCGCGTTCGCCGGCCGAGAGAAGGATCTTCGGAGTCTGATCGAACAGCTGGACGTGTTCATCGGCCGGCTGAGTGCGCAAACCGACGACATCATCGCCGCCACTGAGAACGTCAACGAGCTGGTCGGCCAGTTTGCCGAGCAGAAACCCGTGGTGGACCGTGGCCTGCGCACATTTCCCGACGCACTGGCCGTCCTGAAGGAGCAGCGAGAACAGCTGGCCGAAGTGGTCGACAAGCTCGGTGAGTTCGGCGCGCTCGCCGCAGATTCGGTGAACCTCACCAAGGAAGCCCTGGTTCAGGAGCTGAAGGATCTTGGGCCGGTGCTTGAGTCGCTGGCCAACGCCGGCCCGTCGATGACCAGATCGTTGAGCTTTCTCACAACCTTTCCGTGGGCGAAAGAACTGATTCCCAAGTGGTTTCGCGGCGATTTCGCCAACCTCACGCTGGTGCTGGACTTGACATTGAGCCGCCTCGACTCGGCGCTGCTGACCGGCACCCGCTTCGAGGGCAGTTTGACCGAGCTAGAGGCGCAGTGGGGTCGCACGATCGGCCAGCAGCCCAGTCCTTACACCGCGGGTAATCCGCTCACTTTTCCCTACCAGCACGATCAAGGACCGTAA
- a CDS encoding MCE family protein, whose protein sequence is MRLERQVRIKLAVFAAVSAVAVAVTVFGYIKLSNLVPGVGQYTVTVQLPESGGLYKSGNVTYRGSEVGRVVDVRVAGTGVEAELSLKSDIEIPSDLDAEVHSQSAIGEQYVALLPRDGNARPLRQGDVIPRERTSVPADINSLLDATNTALGAIPLDNLKTVVDESYTAIGGLGPELSRIVKGSTTLAIDARKELLPLIGLIDQSAPVLDSQAESADSIQAWAANLADLTGQLEKQDRAVAGILEKGPPAAEEVRQLFERVRPTIPIVLANLVTVGDVAITYQDNIEQLLVLLPQGTAIMGGGVVPNLHAKQDYRGFYLDFNLNLNVPPACTTGFLPAQQRRPASEVDYPKRPEGDLYCRVPQDSPLSVRGARNVPCTTVPGKRAPTVKMCESDENYVPLNDGYNWKGDPNATVTGQSVPQLPPGSPPALQAAPPPPVAAAAYNPATGTYLGPDGRVYTQSNLAHSADQNKTWQSMLLPPSP, encoded by the coding sequence ATGCGCTTAGAGCGTCAAGTACGGATCAAGCTCGCGGTGTTCGCAGCGGTGTCAGCTGTTGCAGTCGCGGTGACAGTCTTCGGCTATATCAAGTTGTCCAACCTGGTGCCCGGTGTCGGCCAGTACACCGTGACAGTCCAGCTTCCCGAGTCCGGTGGCCTGTACAAGAGCGGAAACGTCACCTACCGCGGCAGCGAGGTGGGGCGAGTCGTCGACGTGCGAGTGGCGGGAACCGGTGTCGAGGCCGAACTCTCGTTGAAATCCGACATCGAGATCCCGTCCGACCTCGACGCCGAGGTACACAGCCAATCGGCAATTGGTGAACAGTATGTCGCGTTGCTGCCGCGCGATGGCAATGCCCGGCCGCTGCGTCAGGGTGACGTGATACCGCGGGAGCGGACATCGGTGCCCGCTGACATCAATTCGCTGCTCGACGCGACCAACACCGCGCTGGGTGCGATCCCTCTCGATAACCTGAAAACCGTTGTCGACGAGAGCTACACCGCGATCGGTGGCCTCGGGCCCGAACTCTCCCGAATAGTGAAGGGGTCGACGACCCTGGCCATCGACGCCAGGAAGGAGCTGCTTCCCTTGATCGGCCTGATCGACCAGTCGGCGCCCGTACTGGACTCCCAGGCCGAGTCGGCGGACTCCATCCAGGCCTGGGCCGCAAACCTGGCAGACCTTACTGGCCAGCTCGAGAAGCAGGACCGCGCGGTCGCGGGCATCCTGGAGAAGGGGCCACCCGCTGCCGAGGAAGTGAGGCAACTCTTCGAGCGAGTGCGGCCGACCATTCCCATCGTGCTCGCCAACCTCGTCACCGTCGGCGATGTCGCGATCACCTACCAGGACAACATTGAGCAGTTACTGGTGCTGCTCCCGCAGGGAACCGCCATCATGGGCGGCGGCGTGGTACCGAATCTTCACGCCAAGCAGGACTACCGGGGCTTCTACCTCGACTTCAACCTGAATCTGAACGTGCCGCCGGCGTGCACCACCGGCTTTCTGCCCGCTCAGCAGCGGCGGCCGGCCAGCGAAGTGGACTACCCCAAGCGTCCGGAAGGCGACCTTTACTGCCGGGTGCCTCAGGATTCACCGCTGAGCGTCCGCGGGGCGCGCAACGTCCCCTGCACAACCGTGCCCGGCAAGCGCGCGCCGACAGTGAAGATGTGCGAAAGCGACGAGAACTACGTGCCCCTCAACGACGGCTACAACTGGAAGGGCGACCCGAACGCCACTGTTACGGGGCAGTCGGTTCCGCAGTTGCCGCCGGGATCGCCGCCCGCACTTCAAGCCGCTCCGCCGCCGCCGGTAGCGGCAGCGGCGTACAACCCTGCGACGGGCACGTACCTGGGACCCGATGGCCGGGTCTACACGCAGTCCAACCTTGCTCACAGCGCCGACCAGAACAAGACGTGGCAGTCGATGTTGCTGCCGCCGTCGCCGTGA
- a CDS encoding TetR/AcrR family transcriptional regulator gives MTVDSPQADAAVRKILIGTMKALSRQGTQKLSVSDICKASHVARGTFYRYFNNKEEVLSAVGRHFEVGITAAFEAAIEADPDPGRRVAVVLNTLIDYRASGGDLNRMLDVAPEFTLALIRDTFPNLVDVVTEALGPAADESPLVTSGALTKRQLGDLFLRSVMSMLLLPGSHSDEVPALVASLFNDPPAGNPRPRRRTGAG, from the coding sequence GTGACCGTTGACAGCCCGCAAGCCGATGCTGCCGTACGTAAAATCCTAATCGGCACGATGAAGGCGTTGAGCAGGCAAGGCACCCAGAAGCTGTCCGTCAGCGATATCTGCAAGGCGTCACACGTCGCTCGTGGCACCTTCTACCGATACTTCAACAACAAAGAAGAGGTGCTGTCAGCTGTCGGCCGGCATTTCGAGGTCGGCATCACCGCGGCGTTCGAGGCGGCGATTGAGGCGGATCCCGACCCGGGACGACGGGTCGCTGTCGTGCTGAACACACTGATCGACTATCGCGCCTCCGGCGGCGACTTGAACCGAATGCTCGACGTGGCACCGGAGTTCACGCTAGCGCTCATCCGCGACACCTTCCCCAACCTGGTCGACGTGGTCACCGAGGCGCTGGGCCCGGCCGCCGATGAGTCTCCACTGGTGACCAGCGGGGCTCTGACCAAACGTCAGCTCGGCGATCTGTTTCTGCGCAGTGTCATGTCGATGCTGCTGCTGCCGGGTAGTCATTCCGATGAAGTCCCCGCGCTGGTGGCTTCGCTGTTCAACGACCCTCCGGCCGGAAACCCTCGTCCGAGACGTCGCACCGGCGCCGGCTGA
- a CDS encoding nuclear transport factor 2 family protein encodes MSDIAEVEREFRRYFMTGPVLEDWAAWANLFTDDATYFDHYYGTFTGPQEITRFLEGTMGAAPQVYSPLVWYVVDGTRVAYKVLNRADNPQPGGRPIDFPSYQFIEYGGDGKWRSEEDVWVLAEMKRFAQRYTDAATEHPQSLQQKLRRGDWGSWVDWARPEPEHHAAPSWLGKNGFTPFSGIHDIDFGVRSH; translated from the coding sequence ATGTCAGATATTGCGGAAGTCGAGCGGGAGTTTCGGCGCTATTTCATGACCGGCCCGGTGCTCGAAGACTGGGCGGCCTGGGCCAATCTGTTCACCGACGACGCGACCTACTTCGACCACTACTACGGCACCTTCACCGGTCCACAGGAGATCACCCGGTTCCTCGAGGGCACGATGGGCGCCGCACCCCAGGTCTACAGCCCGCTCGTGTGGTACGTCGTCGATGGCACGCGCGTTGCCTACAAGGTGCTCAATCGAGCTGACAACCCACAGCCGGGCGGACGTCCCATCGACTTTCCGTCATACCAGTTCATCGAGTACGGCGGCGACGGCAAATGGCGTTCCGAGGAGGACGTCTGGGTGCTCGCAGAGATGAAACGATTCGCGCAGCGCTACACCGACGCAGCGACGGAACACCCGCAGTCCTTGCAGCAGAAGTTGCGTCGCGGCGACTGGGGGTCCTGGGTGGACTGGGCGCGGCCAGAACCGGAACACCACGCCGCGCCGTCGTGGCTCGGAAAGAACGGTTTCACTCCGTTCTCCGGCATTCACGACATCGACTTCGGTGTCCGGTCTCATTGA